In Gemmatimonas sp., the sequence GGGGGGGGGGGGGGGGGCCGGGGGGGGGGGGCGAGGGGGCCGGGGGGCGCTGAGGTCTGCCGCCCCGTGCGAAAGACGGAAAGCCACACACCCCCACCCACCCCCCAACCCCCCCGGGCCCCGGTCAGTTTACTTCCGCCCCCCCCCAACCCACGGGGCCCCCCCGCGGGGCCCCCCGCACTCCACTCACGACTCCTGCGCCTCGTACTGTTCCTTCAGCCCGGCAACAACCGAAGGGTCCGCCAGCGTGGTCGTGTCCCCCAGCGCCCGCCCCTCGGCAATATCGCGCAGCAGCCGCCGCATGATCTTGCCGCTGCGGGTCTTGGGCAGGTCGGCGCTGAACAGAATGTCATCCGGCCGCGCCAGCGCGCCGATCTTGAGCGCCACATGCTCGCGCAGTTCGTCGCGCAGGGCGCTGCTCTGCGTGAACCCCGCGCGCAGCGTCACGAACGCGGCAATGGCCTGCCCCTTGAGGTCGTGGTGCTTGCCCACGACCGCCGCTTCGGCCACCGCGGGGTGGTCCACCAGCGCACTCTCCACCTCCATGGTGCCAATGCGATGCCCGGCCACGTTGAGCACGTCGTCCACGCGCCCCAGAATCCACAGGTACCCGTCGTCGTCGCGCTTGGCGCCGTCGCCGGGGAAGTAAAGATCCGGACGCCCGGGCCACTTGCTGAAGTAGGTGTCCACGTAGCGCTGGTCGTCGCCCCAGATGGTGCGCAGCATGCTCGGCCAGGGGTGCGTGATGGCCAGCAGCCCGCCCCCCTGCGTGACCTCGTTGGCGTTGCTGTCGAGCAGCGTGGCCGTGATGCCGGGGAAGGGCACGGTGGCACTCCCCGGCTTGGTGTGCGTGACCCCCGGCAGCGGCGTGATCATGATGGAGCCCGTCTCGGTCTGCCACCACGTGTCCACGATCGGGCAGCGTTCCTGGCCGATCACGCGGTGATACCACATCCACGCCTCGGGGTTGATGGGCTCCCCCACGCTCCCCAGCAACCGCAGCTGCGACAAGTCGTGCTTCTCCACGTGCTGCGCGCCCCACTTCATGAACGCGCGAATGGCGGTGGGCGCCGTGTAGAAGATCGTCACACCATAGCGCTCGCAGAGCTGCCAGAACCGGTCCTTGTCGGGCCAGTCGGGCGCGCCCTCGTACACCACGCAGGTGGCGCCGTTGGCGAGCGGCCCGTAGGTGAGATACGTGTGCCCCGTGATCCAGCCGATGTCGGCGGTGCACCAGTACACGTCTTCGTCCTTGAGGTCGAACACGTACTTGGTGGTGGCCATCGCGCCGGTGAGATAGCCGCCGGTAGTGTGCACGATGCCCTTGGGCTTGCCCGTCGTGCCGCTCGTGTAGAGGATGAACAGCACGTCTTCGGCGCTCATCGCCTCGGGCTCGCAGTACGTGGGCACCTCCCGCTTGAGCCGGTGCCACCAGTGGTCGCGCCCGTCCTGCATTTCGGCGAACGTTTCGTCGCCCACCCCGCTGCGCCGGCGCATCACCACGAGCACGTGCTCGATGGTGGGGCACGCCTTCAGCGCCTCGTCGGCGTTGCGCTTGAGCGGCACCGTCTGGCCGCGCCGATAGCCGCCATCGGCGGTGATGAGCACCTTGCAGCCGCAGTCGTTGATGCGGTCGCGCAGCGAGTCGGGGGAGAAGCCGCCGAACACCACCGTATGAACGGCCCCGATGCGCGCGCACGCCAGCATGGCCACGACCGCTTCGGCAATCATGGGCAGGTAGATCGCCACGCGATCGCCCTTGGTCACGCCCAGTTGCTTGAGCATGTTCGCCGCGAGGTTCACTTCGCGGTACAGGTCCCAGTAGGTCCACGTGCGGCGGTCCCCCGGCTCCCCCTCCCAGATGAGCGCGGCCTTGTTGCGCCGCGGGCCGTGAATGTGCCGGTCCACGCAGTTCACGCTCACGTTGAGCGTGCCGCCGCTGAACCACTTGGCGTGCGGCGGCGTCCACTCGCACACCGTGTCCCACGGCGTCATCCACTCCAGCGTGCCCGCCTCGCGCGCCCAGAACGCGTGGGGCGACACGGACGCCTCGTCGTGCAGGCGCGAGTCGCGCACGTGCGCCTCGGCCTGGAATTCGAGCGGGGGCGGGAACGTACGGGTTTCCTGCAGCAGGACGTCGATATCGCTCATGAGCCTGTGACCGGCGCGGCCGGTGGTGGGGAATGCGGCGTTCGTGCGGGGTGTGGCCGTACACCGCCCCGACTACCCAGACGTACGTCGCGGGGCACGGCCTGTTCCGCTAATGTAGAGCGATGCCGATCCCTCACGAAACCGGTGCGACAGCTGTCGTGCGTGCGGCCACCGGTTCCGCCCTGCCGCATCCGCCGGCGGCCGTCGAGGCCGAGGGGCTGGTACGGGCGTTCGGGGGACGAAAGGCGGTCAATGGCATCTCGCTGACGCTGGCCGACGGTGACTGCCTGGCGCTCTTCGGCCCCAACGGCGCT encodes:
- the acs gene encoding acetate--CoA ligase, coding for MSDIDVLLQETRTFPPPLEFQAEAHVRDSRLHDEASVSPHAFWAREAGTLEWMTPWDTVCEWTPPHAKWFSGGTLNVSVNCVDRHIHGPRRNKAALIWEGEPGDRRTWTYWDLYREVNLAANMLKQLGVTKGDRVAIYLPMIAEAVVAMLACARIGAVHTVVFGGFSPDSLRDRINDCGCKVLITADGGYRRGQTVPLKRNADEALKACPTIEHVLVVMRRRSGVGDETFAEMQDGRDHWWHRLKREVPTYCEPEAMSAEDVLFILYTSGTTGKPKGIVHTTGGYLTGAMATTKYVFDLKDEDVYWCTADIGWITGHTYLTYGPLANGATCVVYEGAPDWPDKDRFWQLCERYGVTIFYTAPTAIRAFMKWGAQHVEKHDLSQLRLLGSVGEPINPEAWMWYHRVIGQERCPIVDTWWQTETGSIMITPLPGVTHTKPGSATVPFPGITATLLDSNANEVTQGGGLLAITHPWPSMLRTIWGDDQRYVDTYFSKWPGRPDLYFPGDGAKRDDDGYLWILGRVDDVLNVAGHRIGTMEVESALVDHPAVAEAAVVGKHHDLKGQAIAAFVTLRAGFTQSSALRDELREHVALKIGALARPDDILFSADLPKTRSGKIMRRLLRDIAEGRALGDTTTLADPSVVAGLKEQYEAQES